The Brassica napus cultivar Da-Ae chromosome C7, Da-Ae, whole genome shotgun sequence genomic interval aacattgagatttagtcacttgcttgagactaagtcattttattttcttttgttactgattctcctttttcacctccctttactttacaggtgtatgaacttgaggagcaagggtccatcaaacctagttccaagagccgcagacatcagagctttagagagagagtgtgctagaaagagacgagaagaagagcaacagtctcacttgcagagattggatactgatatgggagacatacctcaaaatgatgccaacaacgttccacacaaccaacagcgagcagctcgacccattggcacttacgaccgccccaacattcttGGTCATAGActaggaatccgagcaccggctgtggaagccaacaactttgaggtcaagtcaggactcctcaacgtgatcgagaacaacaaatatcatggcttggctttagaggacccattcgatcatttggacaggttcgacagctactgtgggttgtcaaaaaccaatggtgtgtcagaggatgccttaaagctgaagttattccctttctctttgggggataaggcacgtcagtgggagaagtctctacccagcgactctatcactacttgggatgactgcaagagagcattcttggagaaattcttctcatcctcaagaactgctaagctgagaaatgagatctccagtttccaacagaagaacctggaaggcttcagtgaagcctgggagagattcaagggctaccaagctcaatgcccacaccatggtttctctaaggagagcttactgagcacattctaccgtggtgctcttcctaagtacagggccagactagatacagctagcaatgggttcttcttgggaagaactgaagatgatgcagaagagctggttgataACATGgtgaagagtgatgcagtctacagtgcaGATCATGACAGGGGCAGTAGGggtgatgataagcagacgaggaaagagatcaaagctctccaggataagatagacatcctccttgctgataaagccacacaagagcagctgcactttgttggtaacccaaaccaAGAAGCAACAcatgttgtccatgaggttgagggtttggaaggtcaagaagagatgtgtttcatcaacaacaatggcagttggtacaagaaagagcccaactttcagtacaacaactaccaacataAATCTTATctcaacaaccaacagagtggttatcagcctaggaacaaccagcaaggcaactatcaacctcagcaaaaccctcctcctggtttctcCAACAAAGGGAACCAGTCTTCTCAACAACAAGCTAAtccttctacctctactcctcaGGAAAGCAGCACTGATGTTCTACTGAAAcagatcttggagtctcagactagaagtgaaaagcaggttggatatgagttgaagaaccttcactccaagattgatggaagttacaatgagctcaacaacaagttcatgGCTTTGGAAAACCAGTTTTCTTCCATgaccactcaccagaatcgccagcaagggtctctacctggaaaatctgagcaaaaacCCAAGGAGTATTGCAATGTTGTCCTCTCTACCACTTCTTCAGGGATTGAATTGAGTAACCACAAGAAAGAGGTAGATGAAATTGAAAGATTGGTGTTTGGAACTGAGATTGAACAGGTTCAGCATCTGATTGTAGCAACAGCTGAAGCAAAGATTGTGAAGGAAGCTGACAAAATGGTTGAAGTAAAGATTTTGAAGGGAGATGCACCCATGGCTGAGAAACCAGTTGCGAAGAGAGCTAACCGGAAGCTGAAAGACGTCAAGCTGGAGGACACCACTGAGGTTGAGCAGTCACCCTATGACAAGCTCCCATTTCCACAAAGGGTCCTCACCAAAGCTCAAAAGAAGGTAATTTCCAAGTTCAGAAAAGACTTAAGTGATATTGGAGTTAAGCTTCCAGAGATCTCGGGTATGCGTGAGGCTCATGTCCAAATGATGCTCATCAAAGACATTGTAGACCACCAAGCAGAAGTAGCAGAGCTCCTCAACATTTCAACTTTGAAACTTGATCTAGCCATCACACCAAAGTCTCTCCCTAAACTAGAATCCCAAGGGAAGTTCACCTTGTCCTGCTCCCTTGGTAAGCTCAcctttgatgatgctcttgttgattccggtgcaagtgtgaatgtgatctcaatggagatggtgaagattCTTGAGATTGAATACATGGAGTCAGATACTTCCTCTCTCACGTTTggggattcttcttctactacccctattggtctcatcaaggatttccctttgaagattggaTCTTGCACCATCCCTATAGACCTCACTGTCTtgaagatggcaactgagaagagagtTCCATTGATCCTGGGCACACCATTCCTTACTACTGTGGGTGCTTGCATCGATTTcgccaacaagaaggtcacactcctcAATGTCAACAAAGCTGTCTCTTACCCAATTCAGTCTCCACTGGATGTTGAGTATTGTGGAACCATCACTTCTGGAGACCCCTACATTGAGAAGGATCCTCCTTCTCCACTTTCCACTTGAGGTACCTCTCTACTTTCCCTTGtgtataccatttcatttttgcatattagctttctcttttgggtatctctctctacttgacaacacagagactgtgtcatttaagtttgggggaggtaccaagtatttgatcatgtttgctttgatgttgttcattgagtcatgcattgcatacctatttgcatattaaaaaaaaaaaaaaaaaaaaaaaacaaatcatacaGGTtacattcacttgcattgggagaaATGATTTTAAacgccttgtaaagaacactacgttgcacctgagtagcttttgcacctctcaaaaatacttgtatgtttcgagccttgaaaactcttcctgaaacttgttgattgctgaaactcagtctttgaagccaactacaaaccctatttgaactgaatgaacttaatgcttcttgctcatggtctcttgtgtactgagtcatggctatacacacttgagttgtcacatcctttatgccaatcttattttgacaaactctagtggtagaccactcccaaaacctttcccttcttttaagctttcattgtttgatgagtgaggccttcttcggaaagtcttacatgtgcataatgttgagagtatcgggaacgacaatgcttgatcttcattcttgctagattgggcactctattgtctagctataggtggggggtgagagttgtgattatgatttgggagcaatgaaaaaggaaaagaaatgactctttgtgtttaagtgaattgtcttattgggataagtagaaaaaactctagctcaagttatgaaaagtcttggcccccatctaaaaaaaaaaaaagaaagaaaatatgaaaagaaaagaaaaagaaagaaaaagggggctagcaaagttgttaggagctaagtaatgttttgaggttgtgaaaaatcccttgtagatttcaaagagaaggagttaatgttcttaggatctttcggtgagagatgtgagttgggtttgacatttgggaatgattgtgtaattgtatgtttgggaaaagggtagaacaatggagattgagcattgtatgcatgagttgatccctttcttagatatattatgtgcaatgtcaagtctacttgtttcgagagtaaaccaccttaaagatcatatgttttgaacctcttgaatcacttgaataaaagccttcccttacccaaccaaatgatttggaccaactgaccatttgcaagaattcacctaatgttttgtgcttaacgaatgtgagagttggttgatttgaatgtgtggatgcttgatgatgagtataagggcaaaaaggagttgagataggcctagagaaactagagtgtaataagagagtgagctcatgttggattagatgttgaattgagtgctagttgtgtttcttttggctatgagctcccatcttcaaacctctctccctatgagttctagaaagttcacttgtggacaagtaaaagaacaagtttgggggagttgatatcttgcatatttccattgttttatccattcacccatgtgcattttgatcatatagactaggatttagccatgtttaggttgcattttgcatacataagtctttatcaggtattggagtaccacatgtagttctcggagacatttgggtgtgtttggagctcgaaagaggtgtaaagatgatcattggacgagcagagtgttgggagcgacttcccggagcgacaccagcaagtcgctctgacctgccttatcagagcgaccttaccagagcgatgcggagaagtcgctcgccatttcaTCCTGTGGGAGCCGAAAACTGACCCGGAgcgacctatcagagcgaccactccaggtcgctcccgaagcccagagcgacttggtcagagtgacaccccgaggtcgctcgcatttctatcgcgtgacgacaacacaatggagacgaagcgacctctcagagcgacccactgaggtcgctcccgaagcctggagcgaccttactagagcgacgcagagaagtcgctcgcgttttcatcgctCGGAGACACGAAAACGGGCCCGGAGCGACGTCTCGTagcgacccctccaggtcgctcccgaagcctggagcgacctctcggagcgactactggaggtcgTTGCGCGCCTATTGTTTGCTCAAATTCAGtttactcaagggccttttggtcatttcattatgcacgtttttacttttcaaaacctatgttttaagtacctttggtagccaccagacagattttttttttggatctattgagaaatacacaaaaactctcttgagaagttcatctcttggattttgattgttatgttcttgtgttattgttgatttcttatctatttctctacatgattaatctgaaatccaatatgggtttaagaggaatcatggagattagtgagtaatcaccttttgaattcatgggttagggagattaagggtgattaggttagttctaggatgttttagtgtatatcattcttgttccttgctagtagagtattcttaatgcatcttctgagttggccactcaaaagttgatcaataggcatttcccacccgaaaggtgtttgatgaaatgtctgagacaactctcctaagcttttagtatactttgccaaagacatttgttgttaaaggtgctaagatagctaatagacttgttagtaatgattgctttcatattattcaaccaaagacatttgatgtttgagatacgttagcaaatgagcattcatctagacatagagcttgcttagaattgtgtctaggcttaaggttgatagtttgattgatcatttgccatccttagttcgatacttgatcacccaaggtctaatccctatgcccatgagttctcttttcccttagtcaagaaagtatcattctgttattgctttctacttttagtcatagcttaaaacccatctaaatcattggttgcacttagattaagtgagtacttgcattctcattgctttgatatccctcagaactggttcgacaatcactatactacaacatttgtcttaggagccttgaaaactcctaacatcaaaacCCACAGCGGTCCGGGACGGGGCGGGACGGGAGAACCCAATTGACATCTCTAACAAagacctatatatatgtttgtttcatgACGTCttccttatttttttcctcttttcctTTGTTTTTAGTGGTTTCTTTCTTATATcataaaggaagaaaaaaaacagggAAAATGGCATAgataactataaaaatattgttgatCAAATAAACCTAATCTAGTAGAGGCTGAGATATAATTATTACGTATATAATCTATTTATGACAATTTTCTCTATACAttcattttcagttttatttctTCAATTGATAATAActatgtttaatataatttttgaatttttaaattcaattgATTCATCAAAATTGATTGTCCTTTTTTCTCCTTTGAAATTAGACTCCTAAAAGACTTGTTTGAGCCTCTGACGTTTCCCCAAGTGAATGTCTATCTTGATAAGAGTCACATGGATTAATAGCCTTAACCTACTACATATATGACTATGGTAAACAAACACAGACAACCATTGATACAACACATTTGAGGATACTTTTTTCGTGTACCGTGTCCAAGATTCAATGCAAGATATAAGTAAGATAAAGAAGTCCACAAGAAATATCTATGTATCATCTCTCTTTGAAAATCAGCAACCTTTTAAGAAAATGACATGGTTGTGGTTTCTAAACTTAAACATATCACGAGGAAAACATACCTCAAAGGCTCCATTAAATTAGCTCCATTTCTGCTGATTTATCTTGACCCTGGTAATGACTACATAAATAACTGGCATTGTTTGCCTATATTTGGCAATCAACCTGCAGAGAGatcaataaaagaaaattcattaGACAACTATAAATAGAACAAACAGTAAAAAGTTTGTAAGAAAAAGAAGGCTGTGAAACTGAGTGCTCTTCCAGAAGAGGAAAAGTATATAATGACTGATGccttaacctttttttttggtaggatgCAGGAGACAATGTCTCCTActatttattcaaataaaaccCAATCAAAGGCAGACTTGCCTAGTTCTCGACACACCATTACAATCCTCCAATAACATATGAGCAACAGGCTCTGGAATCAATTCAAAGTAATGCAAACCAAACGGTAAAGAAAACGCATAGTTAGCTAATCCATCTGCTAGATGATTAGCCTTCCTATACACGTGAGAAAATTTGACTAACCAGTCTCTTGATATGAAGCCATAGCACAAACGTACTAGGAAGGACAGGGGATGAGAGTCTTGAATCCCTGTCTGAAGAAATCCCACCACACACGCCGAGTCCACTTCCACCTCCACTCGTCGAAAGCCTCGATCCCATGCTATGCACAAATCATAGTACACGCCCCCACAATTCCACCAAAGGAGCTGAGCAAATGCCAATGTTAATCGCAAATCCCCCTCTCCACGTACCATATTCATCACGCACCACCCCACCTGCAGTAGCCAGCCCCGGGTTCCCTTTAGCTGCTCCATCAGTGTTCAACTTAACCCAGCTACTTTCAGGTCGATGCCACACAATTTGCTTCTCCACCCTTAACCCACCAAAAGAGTGAACCCGCAGATTCTTATATGCAGCTAGTACTTCCTTGGCCTTGTCCCTAACAAATTCTACTCTGTCTCGACACTTCCCTACTTCACCAAACACATACCCACAACGCCATTTCCAACACCACCACACCGTAAG includes:
- the LOC125590475 gene encoding uncharacterized protein LOC125590475 encodes the protein MVKSDAVYSADHDRGSRGIELSNHKKEVDEIERLVFGTEIEQVQHLIVATAEAKIVKEADKMVEVKILKGDAPMAEKPVAKRANRKLKDVKLEDTTEVEQSPYDKLPFPQRVLTKAQKKVISKFRKDLSDIGVKLPEISGMREAHVQMMLIKDIVDHQAEVAELLNISTLKLDLAITPKSLPKLESQGKFTLSCSLGKLTFDDALIGSCTIPIDLTVLKMATEKRVPLILGTPFLTTVGACIDFANKKVTLLNVNKAVSYPIQSPLDVEYCGTITSGDPYIEKDPPSPLST